CCGGTTCCTCCTGCGCGACGAGGAGAAGGCCGTGGACGCGATGCAGGACGTGTTCGTGCAGCTGCTCAACCACCAGGAGGCGCTGGAGGCGAGCGCCCCCTCGAGCCTGCTGCACAAGATGGCCACGAACGTCTGCCTCAACCGCCTGCGCACGCAGCGCCGCAAGCCCGAGGACGCCCAGGACGAGCTGGTGCAGGAGATTGCCGCCCTGGAGGACCTGGAGTCGCGCACCGGCGCCGCCGCGCTGCTGCAGCGCCTCTTCGGCGGCGAGCAGGTGAGCACCCGCACCATCGCCGTGCTGCACCTGCTGGATGGGATGACGCTCGAGGAGGTGGCCCGCGAGGTCGGCCTCTCGGTGTCCGGAGTGCGCAAGCGCCTGCGCACGCTGCGCTCGCACCTGCACACGCTGGAGGCCGCCTGACCATGAGCACGCCGATCAAGACCCCGGACTGGCTCCTGGAGCGCATCGCGCTCGGAGAGCTGCCGCCCGAGGAGCTCGCCCGCGCCCGCGCGCAGCTCGCCCAGGAGCCGGACGGCCTCGCGCGCCTCGCTGCGCTGGAGGCGGACAATGCCCGCGTGCTCGAGCGCCTGCCGCCCGCGGAGCTCGCCCGCGAGGTGGCGCGCCGCGCGCACCTGCAGGACGTGCAGCGCCGCGCCGCCCCGCGCCGCAGCGCCCTCCCTTTCGCGCTGGGCCT
This region of Aggregicoccus sp. 17bor-14 genomic DNA includes:
- a CDS encoding RNA polymerase sigma factor, coding for MAIDVDATYRRYGPMVLRRCRFLLRDEEKAVDAMQDVFVQLLNHQEALEASAPSSLLHKMATNVCLNRLRTQRRKPEDAQDELVQEIAALEDLESRTGAAALLQRLFGGEQVSTRTIAVLHLLDGMTLEEVAREVGLSVSGVRKRLRTLRSHLHTLEAA